The genome window GATCTCATTACGATACGATCGTTCGATCTTGCGCACATAGGAAAGTCGCTTCACGTTTTTCATCGTATCTTCTGCCCGTTCTGCATTAACATACATGACCACATAATGCATACGGCGGGAGATATAATGCACGGTGCCATATTTTTCGAGATTACGGGCAGCCTTCAAATCACTGACCCAAATAATGAATCCTGTCCTTTCCGCAAACATCATCGTTCCCCGCCCTTCTATAATGATTACTTAACTGCAACCACACTTGCCGCCACTACCGCAGCCGCCCTTCGGATTCGGATCATTGCTCGGTACCTTAATGGTCGTTGACACTGCGAATGCAATGGTCTCTGACATCTGGAATAACATATCATCCAGGGACTTCTCTGCCTGTTTGAAGCGGACCACCGCCTCGAAATTTTCCAACTCCTGTTCCAGAGCCTTCACCTGGTCTTTCGCTGCATGATAATCCGGGTGAAAATGACCGAAACGCTGTGTTTCTTCAAACAATTCCTTCTTGGCATTCAGCTTCCGAATCCCCATCTGAATCTCAGGGGAAGTCTCGACTTGCTGCTTCCAATATAAATAATCCGATACTTCGGCAGATTGGTTAATCATGTCGCCCAGTTCATATGCGCCCGTTAACACTTGGGCCATATCGACCGTGTTCATTTCCGCTACGCTCATGAAATATTC of Paenibacillus sp. FSL R5-0517 contains these proteins:
- a CDS encoding YlbG family protein; amino-acid sequence: MFAERTGFIIWVSDLKAARNLEKYGTVHYISRRMHYVVMYVNAERAEDTMKNVKRLSYVRKIERSYRNEIKTEYASKTMDKTSFYGI
- a CDS encoding YlbF family regulator is translated as MSVAEMNTVDMAQVLTGAYELGDMINQSAEVSDYLYWKQQVETSPEIQMGIRKLNAKKELFEETQRFGHFHPDYHAAKDQVKALEQELENFEAVVRFKQAEKSLDDMLFQMSETIAFAVSTTIKVPSNDPNPKGGCGSGGKCGCS